The genomic window TGGCTAGGGTTGGGAACGGGATATTGGGCGATGTTTGTAACATTAGCCGCAGAACAGTTTGGAACCAATATCAGAAATACGGCAACAACTACGGTTCCGAATATGGTTCGCGGATTGGTTCCCGTAATGATCTTTGTTTTTGATTTTTTTAAGAAAGATTTTTCGGTAATTACAAGTGCTGCCATCGTAGGAATTATCGTATTCGGACTGGCTTTTTATTCTTCATTGACGATTTCAGAAACGCATGGTAAAGACCTGGAATTTACAGAATAATTATAAGTGTTTAAGAAATATTTAAATCGTAATCTGCGTTATTATATTGATTAAGATGAACGAAATAAGTAAATTATGAAATTTAATATTAATTTATGCTTTGGATAATTAATATTTGTTTAACTTTAAAAACATTAAATAATACAAACCTTAAAACTAAATCACAATGCAAAACAACATGTTAAAAAACGCCAAGAAATTACAAAAACAAGATCTTAAAAACATTATGGGAGGAGCAAGCGGAAATCCGGATTTATCTCTTTGCGGATGCAGCTGCTCAGGATCTGTAACAGGACCATGGTATTGCGTGCAATATATCGCATGTCCACAAGTTTACAATTGCGGATCTGAAATTTAATAGAGAATATTTCATTTAGAAATAAACATTTCCACATTTAATACACAAAGGCCTTTTGAGTTTTCAAAGGGCTTTTGTAATATTTATATAGCAACTCTACATTTTTCAAAATTCCCCTCCTTTGGAGGGGTGGCAAAAATTCAAAGAATTTTTGACGGGGTGGTTAAAAATCAATTTCTCAAAATCGATTTTCGGCGGCGGCAAAGCCGCCGCCGAAACCCACAAAATAAGTTCAAAGAATTAATCCAAATTCAAAATAAAAAGCAAATTTCCAGCACTTATAAAAACCCAAAGAAAAACAGCCAATGCCAAAGGCTTGAAGCCAATCGTCTTTAAAGTCTGAATCGACAGTGTGGAACCTATAAAAAACAGGGTAAGATTCAATCCTGATTTTGCTGCAACGGTAATTCCTGAACTGAACCGATCAAAAAACGGGAAATACGTATTCAATAAAATTGCTACAATGAAATAGGCAATAAACCAGGGAATTTTAATTTTCGACTCTTTACTTTTAAAAATAAACATGGTGATCAAAGAAACCGGAATGATCCATAAAGCTCTTGCCAATTTGACGGTAGTCGCAATTTTTAAAGCTTCATTTCCATATTTACTTGCTGCTCCGACTACCGAACTGGTGTCATGAATTCCAACAGCACACCACAAACCGAATTCTTCCTGTGAAAGATTCAGAAAATGACCAATCATCGGATAAACGAACAGTGCGACAGAATTTAAGGTAAAAACAATGGCAAGAGCCAATGAAATTTGCTTCGTACTGGGTTTGATAATCGGGGAAGTAGCTGCAATCGCACTTCCGCCACAAATGGCAGTTCCTACAGAAATCAGATAAAATAGAGGTCTTTCAAGCTTTAAAAATTTACCAAGGAAATATCCCAAAACCATAACGGTACAAATACTGATTATGGTCAATACTAATCCTGATTTTCCGGCTTCTAAGGCTTCGTCTAATTTTAATCCGAAACCTAACCCTACAATGGAGATCTGTAATAAAAGATGAATATAATAGTGTAGTGCTTTCTCAAAGGGATTCCCGATAATGATTGCCAGAATAAAACCTAAAAGTAACGCAATTGGTGAAGAAACTAACGGAGTAAGGCACAAAACGGCCAAAGCAAAGAAAATTAGTTTTTTTGATCCTTCATGTTGAATGAAATCTTTCATGCTGCAAAATTTTAAATTGATTTTTCAAAATTCCGCAAATTGTTATTATGAAATAAATTGTATTTTGTTATAATGAATAACTTTAAGTTATGAATAATGTAAGATGTAAGATGTAAGATGTAAGATGTAAGATGGAAGATGTTTTTTAGCTAAACAACAACTAGGTTGATATATTCATTAATACATTTTACATTTAACAAATCACACCTATTCTGCAAATCTCAGGAAAAGTCTGATAAGTTCTGATTGCTCACCTTTTGGAAGAATAAAATGGAAATCTCTTTCAATGCTGAAGTTTTTAATATCAATAATGCTGAGCTGATTGTTTTTCAATTCATTTAAAACTGTACTGATGGATAAAAAAGCCATGCTTTCGGAATATAAGAGATAGTTTTTGATGCTTTCACTGCTTCCCAACTGCATCACGATATTTAATTGATCAATGAAAATTTCTTTTTCCTTCAGACGATTTTGGATGAATTCTAATGAGCCCGAACCCTGTTCTCTAAAAATCAATTCTGAATTGTATAAATCTTTAAGATGCAACGTTTTATTAGCTAAAGGATGATTGGCTTTTGCCACCAAAACAATTTCATCGGCTTTAAATTTTTTGTATTCAAAATAAGACGACTGGGATTCTCCTTCGATAATTCCCAGATCAATTTTTCCTTCTTTTAATAATTCAGAAATGATTTCTGTATTATGCGTAAGCAATTCAATTTTAATGTCTTTGTAATAGGAATTGAATTTGGCTAAAATTTCAGGTAAAATATATTGTGCAACTGTAGTACTTGCCCCAATAATCAGTTTTCCTCTATGTTGTTGATTGATCTGATTGATTTCAAATTCCAGATCACGGTAAATATTCCTGATTTTCTCGGCATATTCAAACAAAATTTTTCCGCTTTGTGTCAGCTGAATGGAAGTCCCTTTTCTGTCAAATAATCTGGTATTTAATTGACTTTCAATTTCTTTAATGTGTTTTGTAACAGCCGGCTGAGAGATGTTCAACTCTTCCGATGCCTTTGTAAAGCCCGATCTGGTAGCTACCGTGTGAAAAACTTTTAATCTGTAATCAAACATGTTAATGGGTGTTTGTTGATTGCTGCTGGTTGACAGTTTCCTGTAAAATTACGAATCTTACGCTAACAACGGGCAACCGTCAACCATCGCCCACATCTACAGATCAGAAAAACTCTTGTCATGAAGGTTTTCAAATCTACGGTTCTTAGCTTCCCCGATTTTTTGTTTTGAATAAATACTGCTGTTTCCTGATAATAAGTAAGATACAATACAGGCAATTGCAACATAGTTTCCACTTTCTGCTCCAAATAACTCGATTCCCATTAATGTACAAGCGAGCGGAGTATTGGTGGCTCCCGCAAAAACCGCTACAAATCCCATTCCTGCCAGCAAACCAAACGGAAGCGGGATAAATAATGATAATGCACTTCCCAACGTAGCTCCAATAAAGAACA from Chryseobacterium camelliae includes these protein-coding regions:
- a CDS encoding LysR family transcriptional regulator — protein: MFDYRLKVFHTVATRSGFTKASEELNISQPAVTKHIKEIESQLNTRLFDRKGTSIQLTQSGKILFEYAEKIRNIYRDLEFEINQINQQHRGKLIIGASTTVAQYILPEILAKFNSYYKDIKIELLTHNTEIISELLKEGKIDLGIIEGESQSSYFEYKKFKADEIVLVAKANHPLANKTLHLKDLYNSELIFREQGSGSLEFIQNRLKEKEIFIDQLNIVMQLGSSESIKNYLLYSESMAFLSISTVLNELKNNQLSIIDIKNFSIERDFHFILPKGEQSELIRLFLRFAE
- a CDS encoding YeiH family protein translates to MKDFIQHEGSKKLIFFALAVLCLTPLVSSPIALLLGFILAIIIGNPFEKALHYYIHLLLQISIVGLGFGLKLDEALEAGKSGLVLTIISICTVMVLGYFLGKFLKLERPLFYLISVGTAICGGSAIAATSPIIKPSTKQISLALAIVFTLNSVALFVYPMIGHFLNLSQEEFGLWCAVGIHDTSSVVGAASKYGNEALKIATTVKLARALWIIPVSLITMFIFKSKESKIKIPWFIAYFIVAILLNTYFPFFDRFSSGITVAAKSGLNLTLFFIGSTLSIQTLKTIGFKPLALAVFLWVFISAGNLLFILNLD